Proteins from one Panicum virgatum strain AP13 chromosome 7K, P.virgatum_v5, whole genome shotgun sequence genomic window:
- the LOC120640129 gene encoding uncharacterized protein LOC120640129 isoform X1, translating into MPCPGELVAALEHWLWLSTLQSFVVSNGWYAEEVRLEEVIVDNVPLLERLIPRNVSGEMVIRVIQAPKLKVLGYLQDYISTIQLSPIVFQKMMPLNLSTVAHTMKTLSLYISPDLGVVIGLLKCFPCVEALYFEVTTFIFFGMNHFILQPYYSVSLVVDGQL; encoded by the exons ATGCCCTGTCCTGGCGAGCTTGTTGCTGCGCTTGAACACTGGCTGTGGTTGTCTACCCTTCAGAGCTTTGTCGTGTCCAATGGTTGGTATGCAGAAGAGGTGAGGCTGGAAGAAGTCATTGTTGATAATGTGCCGCTGCTAGAAAGGCTCATTCCGCGGAACGTATCAGGTGAAATGGTGATCCGAGTAATTCAGGCTCCAAAACTTAAAGTACTGGGCTATCTACAGGATTACATCTCCACTATTCAGCTCAGCCCCATAGTTTTCCAG AAAATGATGCCGCTTAACCTGTCCACTGTGGCCCATACCATGAAGACTTTGTCTCTGTATATTAGTCCTGATTTGGGCGTTGTTATTGGTTTACTGAAATGCTTTCCGTGTGTTGAGGCATTATACTTCGAGGtgacaacttttattttttttggaatgaATCATTTTATTCTCCAGCCATACTATTCTGTCAGTCTTGTAGTTGATGGTCAGTTGTGA
- the LOC120640129 gene encoding uncharacterized protein LOC120640129 isoform X2, which translates to MPCPGELVAALEHWLWLSTLQSFVVSNGWYAEEVRLEEVIVDNVPLLERLIPRNVSGEMVIRVIQAPKLKVLGYLQDYISTIQLSPIVFQKMMPLNLSTVAHTMKTLSLYISPDLGVVIGLLKCFPCVEALYFESHGPRNINNTLHSDQP; encoded by the exons ATGCCCTGTCCTGGCGAGCTTGTTGCTGCGCTTGAACACTGGCTGTGGTTGTCTACCCTTCAGAGCTTTGTCGTGTCCAATGGTTGGTATGCAGAAGAGGTGAGGCTGGAAGAAGTCATTGTTGATAATGTGCCGCTGCTAGAAAGGCTCATTCCGCGGAACGTATCAGGTGAAATGGTGATCCGAGTAATTCAGGCTCCAAAACTTAAAGTACTGGGCTATCTACAGGATTACATCTCCACTATTCAGCTCAGCCCCATAGTTTTCCAG AAAATGATGCCGCTTAACCTGTCCACTGTGGCCCATACCATGAAGACTTTGTCTCTGTATATTAGTCCTGATTTGGGCGTTGTTATTGGTTTACTGAAATGCTTTCCGTGTGTTGAGGCATTATACTTCGAG TCACATGGTCCGCGAAACATCAATAACACGTTGCACTCTGATCAGCCTTGA